A DNA window from Kitasatospora atroaurantiaca contains the following coding sequences:
- a CDS encoding carbohydrate ABC transporter permease: MNDTAQIPEDRSVRDRDGAAATAPSPGRAGTERTRSRPRSQQWAAWGFLTPVVIYLGVFYAYPLYRNIDLSLRNYTVRSFVNGNATFAGLGNYRAVLDDPTFMPALLHTVVFTAASLLLQYGIGLALAVFFTQHFRLAATLRALFLVPWLLPLIVSASTWSWMLNSDSGVANSVLHAMGIGPVNWLTSPSWSLASVVIANIWIGIPFNLVVLYSGLQGIPASLHEAAALDGANAWQRFRHVTFPLLRPVSAITLLLGLIYTLKVFDIIWIMTRGGPVNSSTTLATWSYRLGFGNALPAFGHGAAVGNLLVLIALVFGMVYIRVQRKQQAS; encoded by the coding sequence ATGAACGACACAGCACAGATACCGGAAGACCGCTCTGTGCGCGACCGGGACGGGGCGGCCGCCACCGCCCCATCCCCCGGCCGCGCCGGCACCGAACGCACCAGGTCTCGCCCCCGCTCCCAGCAGTGGGCCGCCTGGGGATTCCTCACACCGGTGGTGATCTACCTCGGCGTGTTCTACGCCTATCCCCTCTACCGCAACATCGACCTGAGCCTGCGCAACTACACGGTGCGCTCGTTCGTGAACGGCAACGCCACCTTCGCCGGACTGGGGAACTACCGCGCGGTCCTGGACGACCCCACGTTCATGCCCGCGCTGCTGCACACCGTGGTGTTCACCGCCGCCAGCCTGCTCCTGCAGTACGGGATCGGCTTGGCCCTCGCGGTCTTCTTCACCCAGCACTTCCGCCTCGCGGCCACGCTTCGCGCCCTGTTCCTGGTGCCCTGGCTGCTGCCGCTGATCGTGTCCGCCTCCACCTGGTCGTGGATGCTCAACAGCGACTCCGGCGTCGCCAACTCCGTCCTGCACGCGATGGGCATCGGCCCGGTCAACTGGCTCACCTCCCCGAGCTGGTCCCTGGCGTCGGTGGTGATCGCGAACATCTGGATCGGGATCCCGTTCAACCTGGTGGTCCTGTACAGCGGTCTGCAGGGCATTCCGGCCTCCCTCCACGAGGCCGCCGCCCTGGACGGGGCGAACGCCTGGCAGCGCTTCCGCCACGTCACCTTCCCGCTGCTGCGCCCGGTGTCGGCGATCACCCTGCTGCTGGGCCTGATCTACACCCTCAAGGTCTTCGACATCATCTGGATCATGACCAGGGGCGGCCCGGTCAACTCCTCTACCACGCTGGCCACCTGGTCCTACCGGCTCGGCTTCGGGAACGCGCTGCCAGCCTTCGGGCACGGCGCTGCCGTCGGAAACTTGCTGGTCCTGATCGCCCTGGTCTTCGGCATGGTCTACATCCGCGTCCAGCGAAAGCAGCAGGCGTCATGA
- a CDS encoding sugar ABC transporter substrate-binding protein — translation MNRSTGWRLAAASLAAVVLSSAGTACSSSTGTAGADGGGASAGGTYTVWDPYPQFDAGSAWAKLLDTCGTQAGVQIKRTAFDTSDLTNKELLAAQQGNSPDVLIVDNPVVSTLAQAGVLTSTKENKVDTSAVSPNLLAAGQSGGETFGVPIGANTLALYYNKAVLKAAGVDVASVKDWASLTAALTKVKAAGKKGITFSGIGTEEGSFQFLPWFWGSGAQLTHLDSAQAASALSLWTDWVKQGLAPNSVINNTQTTSWQEFATGEFAFAENGTWQLANAKKAGFEYGVIPVPGMNGGTAPAPTGGEFVTVPVQKKTDRYSVSDKLVSCLTSADNSYATDTTLSYIAATPAVQDKQAAGDPDLKAWVDAVKAAKGRTSDDLGTKYPKISEQLWTSVQAALTGSKSPQAALSAAQSAAAH, via the coding sequence ATGAACAGATCCACCGGTTGGCGGCTCGCCGCCGCCTCGCTCGCTGCCGTCGTCCTCTCCTCCGCCGGCACCGCGTGCTCCTCCTCGACCGGGACGGCCGGTGCCGACGGGGGCGGTGCCTCCGCCGGCGGGACCTACACCGTCTGGGACCCGTACCCGCAGTTCGACGCCGGCTCGGCCTGGGCCAAGCTGCTGGACACCTGCGGCACCCAGGCCGGTGTGCAGATCAAGCGGACCGCCTTCGACACCAGCGACCTGACCAACAAGGAACTCCTCGCCGCGCAGCAGGGCAACTCCCCGGACGTGCTGATCGTCGACAATCCGGTGGTCTCCACGCTCGCCCAGGCCGGTGTGCTGACCTCGACCAAGGAGAACAAGGTCGACACCTCGGCGGTGTCGCCCAACCTGCTCGCGGCGGGTCAGAGCGGCGGCGAGACCTTCGGCGTCCCGATCGGCGCGAACACCCTGGCGCTGTATTACAACAAGGCGGTCCTGAAGGCCGCCGGCGTGGACGTCGCCTCGGTCAAGGACTGGGCGTCGCTGACCGCGGCCCTGACGAAGGTCAAGGCCGCGGGCAAGAAGGGCATCACCTTCTCCGGGATCGGCACCGAGGAGGGGAGCTTCCAGTTCCTCCCGTGGTTCTGGGGATCGGGTGCGCAGCTCACGCACCTGGACTCCGCCCAGGCCGCTTCCGCGCTGTCGCTGTGGACCGACTGGGTCAAGCAGGGCCTGGCCCCCAACTCGGTCATCAACAACACGCAGACCACCAGCTGGCAGGAGTTCGCCACCGGTGAGTTCGCCTTCGCGGAGAACGGCACCTGGCAGCTGGCCAACGCGAAGAAGGCCGGCTTCGAGTACGGGGTCATCCCGGTCCCCGGCATGAACGGCGGCACCGCCCCGGCCCCGACCGGTGGCGAGTTCGTCACCGTCCCGGTCCAGAAGAAGACCGACCGCTACAGCGTCTCGGACAAGCTGGTGTCCTGCCTGACCAGCGCGGACAACTCCTACGCCACCGACACCACGCTGTCCTACATAGCCGCCACCCCCGCGGTGCAGGACAAGCAGGCCGCCGGCGACCCCGACCTGAAGGCGTGGGTCGACGCGGTCAAGGCCGCCAAGGGCCGCACCAGCGACGACCTGGGCACCAAGTACCCCAAGATCTCGGAGCAGTTGTGGACCTCGGTCCAGGCCGCGCTGACCGGTTCCAAGTCCCCGCAGGCCGCACTGTCCGCAGCGCAGTCGGCCGCCGCCCACTAG
- a CDS encoding LacI family DNA-binding transcriptional regulator, whose product MNIGEIARRAGVSRSTVSYTLSGKRPVSDATRKRIQEVIDELGYRPNAAARALKEGRTRTIGLVIPPASRRLTHMQLGFVASVVEAAARADLDVLLSPSGGDHDRSFERLLSGGRVDGVILMEIRLEDSRVRRLQNAKLPFVGIGHTARAHEMCWIDVDYTTVINRCVHHLADLGHTRIALVNRSVELMAAGYGPGHRARDGFVAALAQRGIEGVDLECGDDAAAGLECVTRLLQDHPDVTAVATINEAALPGIQRGLEEAGLAVPRDFSITGVVGRTWAEEFRPPLTAADVPADDIGTQAMDLLLERMVDPETPLRNILLAPPVSLRGSTGPVRSARPDEAVRRMPS is encoded by the coding sequence ATGAACATCGGGGAGATCGCCAGACGGGCGGGCGTCTCGCGGAGCACAGTCTCCTACACGCTCAGCGGCAAGCGCCCGGTCTCGGATGCCACTCGAAAGCGCATCCAGGAGGTCATCGACGAGCTCGGGTACCGGCCCAATGCCGCTGCCCGCGCCCTCAAGGAAGGCCGGACCCGGACCATCGGCCTGGTGATCCCTCCCGCCAGCAGGCGTCTGACCCACATGCAGTTGGGTTTTGTGGCCAGCGTGGTCGAAGCCGCGGCCCGCGCCGACCTGGACGTCCTGCTGTCCCCCTCCGGGGGCGACCACGACCGATCGTTCGAGCGCCTCCTCTCCGGAGGGCGCGTCGACGGAGTCATTCTGATGGAGATCCGCCTCGAGGACTCCCGGGTTCGCAGGCTGCAGAACGCCAAGCTGCCGTTCGTCGGCATCGGGCACACGGCCCGCGCCCACGAGATGTGCTGGATCGACGTCGACTACACCACCGTGATCAACCGGTGCGTTCACCACCTCGCGGACCTGGGCCACACCCGGATCGCGCTGGTCAACCGCTCCGTCGAACTGATGGCAGCCGGTTACGGGCCCGGACACCGGGCCCGTGACGGGTTCGTCGCCGCTCTCGCCCAGCGAGGCATCGAGGGCGTCGACCTGGAGTGCGGGGACGACGCCGCCGCGGGCCTGGAGTGCGTCACCCGGCTCCTGCAAGACCACCCCGACGTCACCGCGGTCGCGACCATCAACGAAGCCGCGCTGCCCGGCATCCAGCGCGGCCTGGAGGAGGCCGGCCTCGCCGTGCCCAGGGACTTCTCCATCACCGGCGTCGTCGGCCGCACCTGGGCCGAGGAGTTCCGCCCCCCGCTGACCGCCGCAGATGTTCCGGCCGATGACATCGGTACCCAGGCCATGGACCTGCTGCTCGAACGCATGGTCGACCCCGAGACCCCCCTGCGCAACATCCTGCTGGCCCCGCCGGTGTCCCTGCGCGGCAGCACCGGCCCCGTGCGATCCGCCCGACCGGACGAGGCCGTGCGGCGCATGCCTTCCTAG
- a CDS encoding LysR family transcriptional regulator, giving the protein MLDVRRILLFAEVARRGSVTATARALNYTPSAVSQQVSRLEAEAGQPLLERHARGVTLTDAGRALAERGERIERELRAADNELADFAGLRAGTLRVGTFPTAGASLLPSAVIAFREAHPDVRLTVRSARIAGLWSMLENREIELSLMWDYDWCRIDREDAVVTPLLDDPPALLVSDRHPLAGRASATLAEVAGDPWITRAEQHPVAEALDRSCRAAGFEPQIAYEAHDYQEAQAMVAAGIGVALAPTLALEGIRPGVSVLPLQPPAPVRRILLVLMSDHSPTPAAQAFAALLRDHAADSTL; this is encoded by the coding sequence ATGCTGGATGTCCGGCGAATCCTGCTCTTCGCGGAGGTCGCCCGTCGTGGCTCGGTGACCGCGACCGCGCGCGCCCTCAACTACACCCCTTCAGCGGTGTCACAGCAGGTCAGCCGCCTTGAGGCGGAGGCCGGCCAGCCCCTCCTGGAGCGCCACGCGCGGGGCGTGACCCTCACCGATGCCGGGCGCGCCCTGGCCGAGCGCGGAGAGCGGATCGAACGCGAGCTGCGGGCCGCAGACAACGAACTCGCCGACTTCGCGGGACTGCGCGCGGGCACGCTCCGTGTCGGCACCTTCCCCACGGCGGGCGCCTCCCTGCTCCCGTCCGCCGTCATCGCCTTCCGCGAAGCACACCCCGACGTACGGCTGACGGTGCGCAGTGCCCGCATCGCCGGACTGTGGTCGATGCTGGAGAACCGGGAGATCGAGCTCTCCCTCATGTGGGACTACGACTGGTGCCGCATCGACCGCGAGGACGCCGTCGTCACCCCGCTCCTCGACGACCCCCCGGCCCTCCTCGTCAGCGACCGGCATCCGCTCGCGGGCCGCGCCTCGGCCACTCTCGCCGAAGTCGCGGGCGATCCCTGGATCACCCGCGCCGAACAGCACCCGGTCGCCGAGGCCCTCGACCGCAGCTGCCGCGCCGCCGGCTTCGAGCCCCAGATCGCCTACGAGGCCCACGACTACCAGGAGGCCCAGGCCATGGTCGCGGCCGGCATCGGCGTCGCGCTCGCCCCGACCCTGGCCCTGGAAGGCATCCGCCCCGGCGTCAGCGTCCTGCCGCTGCAGCCGCCGGCACCGGTCCGCCGCATCCTGCTGGTACTCATGTCCGACCACTCCCCCACGCCCGCCGCACAAGCCTTCGCCGCACTCCTGCGCGACCACGCCGCCGACAGCACCCTCTGA
- a CDS encoding PrpF domain-containing protein, with product MLRLQGEMIRGGTSKCWIFDHHDVVATGVDLDTLLLAAFNAADPRQIDGVGGASSTTSKAAVVRTSSEPGVDIEYVFAQVGIGDERVEWASNCGNCATAVALYAVHHGLVPITSGSTTVRMINTNTGARLTGTIPTPGLAAPDQGTASVPGTSALGVPVLLGFQEPAGSTTGRALPTGRAIDTLTGPQGPVEASLVDAGAPAALFDAKAFGLDAATPLADFGAAVPALTVLRRRAALAMGLVGEDDPVGHAVPKVGIVGSPAPYRTTHGTLVGQDEYDLAVRMVSMHAPHPAIGLTSAVALATAAAIPGTLAHRFTQQTADGTLRLGTPAGVITTRTVPTPDGASPTVLLHRAARRIARAELLVPVLEGRPR from the coding sequence GTGTTGCGTCTGCAGGGCGAGATGATCCGCGGGGGGACCAGCAAGTGCTGGATCTTCGACCACCACGACGTGGTGGCGACCGGGGTGGACCTGGACACGCTGCTGCTCGCCGCCTTCAACGCGGCCGACCCCCGCCAGATCGACGGAGTCGGTGGCGCTTCCTCCACCACGTCCAAGGCCGCCGTCGTCCGGACGTCGTCCGAGCCCGGCGTCGACATCGAGTACGTCTTCGCCCAGGTCGGCATCGGCGACGAGCGCGTCGAGTGGGCCAGCAACTGCGGCAACTGCGCCACCGCCGTGGCGCTCTACGCCGTCCACCACGGCCTGGTCCCGATCACCTCGGGCAGCACCACCGTCCGCATGATCAACACCAACACCGGCGCGCGGCTCACCGGCACGATCCCCACACCCGGCCTCGCCGCCCCGGACCAGGGCACCGCCTCCGTTCCAGGCACCTCCGCGCTCGGCGTGCCCGTGCTGCTCGGGTTCCAGGAACCGGCAGGCTCGACCACCGGCCGCGCGCTGCCCACCGGCCGCGCCATCGACACCCTGACCGGGCCGCAGGGTCCCGTCGAGGCGTCCCTCGTCGACGCGGGCGCACCCGCCGCGCTCTTCGACGCCAAGGCGTTCGGTCTCGACGCCGCCACACCCCTCGCCGACTTCGGCGCCGCCGTTCCCGCGCTCACCGTTCTGCGCCGCCGGGCGGCTCTCGCGATGGGGCTCGTCGGCGAGGACGACCCGGTCGGCCACGCGGTGCCGAAGGTCGGCATCGTCGGCAGCCCGGCCCCGTACCGCACCACCCATGGCACCTTGGTCGGCCAGGACGAGTACGACCTGGCCGTCCGAATGGTCTCCATGCACGCCCCGCACCCGGCGATCGGCCTCACCTCCGCCGTCGCCCTGGCCACCGCAGCCGCCATCCCCGGCACGCTGGCCCACCGCTTCACCCAGCAGACCGCCGACGGCACCCTGCGCCTGGGCACCCCCGCAGGCGTGATCACCACCCGAACCGTCCCCACCCCGGACGGCGCGTCCCCCACCGTGCTCCTGCACCGCGCCGCCCGGCGCATCGCCCGAGCAGAACTCCTCGTCCCTGTCCTGGAAGGCCGTCCCAGATGA
- the dctA gene encoding C4-dicarboxylate transporter DctA translates to MSRNAAAPGTVTTRSRTRRLLAPLYVQCLIGVVVGALIGWLRPSVGADLKPLGDGFIALVKMMIAPVIFCTVVHGIASMDSMRTVGRVGLKALVYFEVLTTLALLIGLIVVNVVHPGSGLHVDPSTLSTHGLPKAATQGHQDFAQFLLAIIPGTLVSALTGNEILPVLFISIFFGFGLQAAGEAGAPISRGIENLSKVIFALINWIMRLAPVGALGSMAFTIGKYGLGTMRHLALLVGSFWLTALFFVLIVLGSVMRLNGLRLLPFLRYIKEELLIVLGTSSTEPVLPRMMGKMQHAGASKPVVGITLPAGYAFNLDGTAIYLTMGSVFLAQAVGVHLSLGQQLTMLGVMLLTSKGAAGVTGSGFIALAATMSAVPHVPVAALALIFGIDRFMSTARALTSLVGNGVATLAVARWEGQLDQERARAVLRGEIPFVPASAPAVHEPAPKAAIGAVPAVA, encoded by the coding sequence ATGAGCCGCAACGCCGCAGCCCCGGGTACCGTCACCACCCGATCCAGAACCCGCCGACTGCTCGCCCCCCTCTACGTCCAGTGCCTGATCGGCGTCGTCGTCGGCGCCCTCATCGGCTGGCTCCGGCCGTCCGTCGGCGCCGACCTGAAACCACTCGGCGACGGCTTCATCGCCCTGGTGAAGATGATGATCGCGCCGGTGATCTTCTGTACGGTCGTCCACGGCATCGCCTCCATGGACAGCATGCGGACGGTCGGCCGGGTCGGCCTGAAGGCGCTGGTCTATTTCGAGGTCCTGACCACCCTCGCCCTGCTGATCGGCCTGATCGTCGTCAACGTCGTCCACCCCGGCAGCGGCCTGCACGTCGACCCCTCGACGCTCTCCACGCACGGACTGCCCAAGGCCGCGACGCAGGGTCACCAGGACTTCGCGCAGTTCCTGCTCGCCATCATCCCCGGCACCCTGGTGAGCGCCCTCACCGGCAACGAGATCCTGCCGGTGCTGTTCATCTCGATCTTCTTCGGCTTCGGCCTGCAGGCCGCCGGCGAAGCAGGTGCGCCCATCTCCCGCGGCATCGAGAACCTGTCCAAGGTGATCTTCGCGCTCATCAACTGGATCATGAGGCTGGCCCCCGTGGGCGCCCTCGGCTCCATGGCGTTCACCATCGGCAAGTACGGCCTGGGGACGATGCGCCACCTCGCGCTCCTGGTCGGCTCGTTCTGGCTGACCGCGCTCTTCTTCGTGCTGATCGTTCTCGGCTCGGTCATGCGCCTCAACGGCCTGCGGCTGCTGCCGTTCCTGCGCTACATCAAGGAGGAGCTGCTGATCGTCCTGGGCACCTCGTCCACCGAGCCCGTCCTGCCGCGCATGATGGGCAAGATGCAGCACGCGGGCGCCTCGAAGCCGGTCGTCGGCATCACGCTGCCCGCCGGGTACGCCTTCAACCTCGACGGGACCGCGATCTACCTGACCATGGGGTCGGTCTTCCTCGCCCAGGCCGTCGGCGTGCACCTGAGCCTCGGCCAGCAGCTGACCATGCTGGGCGTGATGCTGCTCACCTCCAAGGGTGCCGCCGGTGTGACCGGTTCCGGCTTCATCGCCCTGGCCGCCACCATGAGCGCCGTCCCGCACGTTCCGGTGGCCGCCCTCGCGCTGATCTTCGGGATCGACCGGTTCATGTCCACGGCCCGCGCCCTGACCAGCCTGGTCGGCAACGGCGTCGCCACCCTGGCCGTGGCCCGCTGGGAGGGCCAGCTCGACCAGGAACGCGCACGGGCCGTGCTGCGAGGCGAGATCCCCTTCGTCCCCGCCTCCGCCCCGGCGGTCCACGAACCGGCCCCGAAGGCCGCAATCGGCGCCGTTCCCGCCGTCGCCTGA
- a CDS encoding YoaK family protein — protein sequence MPEPTSPRSRPAPDRRVQTLAPEPPLPTSHSVRLGVLLALVGGALDAFTFVAHGGVFANAQTGNIVLLGIAAARGQWAQALNQLPAIIAFVMGVVVAESLKRPRVAAAVRWPARAALVLEIVVLAGVGLAPADTPDMLVTVVIAFTASVQVSTFRKLVDTAYNTTMTTGNLRTATQSAYKAVVDRDREAARRARQFAAVIAAFLAGASGGGLLTATAGARTLWALVGLLTLGLALFVYDEGVAARSSAPAHAGGK from the coding sequence TTGCCCGAACCGACCTCACCGCGGAGCAGGCCGGCACCGGACCGCCGGGTACAGACCCTCGCTCCGGAGCCGCCGCTCCCCACGTCGCACTCCGTACGGCTGGGCGTACTGCTGGCTCTGGTGGGCGGTGCGCTCGACGCCTTCACCTTCGTCGCCCACGGTGGGGTCTTCGCCAACGCGCAGACCGGGAACATCGTCCTGCTGGGCATCGCGGCCGCGCGGGGGCAGTGGGCACAGGCCCTGAACCAGCTCCCGGCGATCATCGCCTTCGTCATGGGCGTGGTCGTCGCAGAGTCTCTCAAACGACCCCGGGTGGCCGCAGCCGTTCGATGGCCGGCCCGCGCGGCCCTCGTCCTCGAAATCGTGGTGCTCGCCGGTGTCGGGCTGGCCCCCGCGGACACTCCGGACATGCTCGTCACCGTCGTGATCGCCTTCACCGCATCGGTTCAGGTCTCCACCTTCCGCAAGCTGGTGGACACCGCGTACAACACCACGATGACGACGGGGAACCTCCGCACCGCGACCCAGAGCGCCTACAAGGCCGTCGTCGACCGCGATCGCGAAGCGGCACGCCGAGCGCGCCAGTTCGCCGCCGTCATCGCCGCCTTCCTCGCCGGCGCGTCCGGAGGCGGCCTGCTGACGGCAACCGCGGGTGCTCGCACGCTGTGGGCCCTCGTCGGCCTCCTCACGCTGGGACTGGCGCTGTTCGTCTACGACGAAGGGGTGGCCGCGCGATCGTCGGCTCCGGCGCACGCGGGCGGGAAGTAG
- a CDS encoding beta-galactosidase: MFPLSPRVLFGAAYYPEYQPYDRLKEDLDLMAAAKFTVVRVGESVWSTWEPESGRFELDWLQPVLDGAHERGIAVVLGTPTYAVPPWLSRLYPEIAVEQATGRPMGWGARQEADFSHPAFRFHAERVTRAVLARYAAHPAVIGFQVDNEPGLRLPHNRGVFQRFVDHLRQTYGDVETLNRAWGLVYWSHRLSTWADLWTPDGNQQPQYDVAWRAFQARQTTEFVAWQAAIAREYARPDQFVTTCLAYEHPAMEDDEVTDALDVTAANPYYAMQDGLALPDPTPDDHEQQWMTTGVWALYRSADRIFSSRQEPFLVTETNAQAIGGTSDNRPAFDGQWRQAAWALVSRGARMIEYWHWHTLHFGTETSWLGILPHSGRPGRVYAELARLGAEFETAGGLVAGLEPDADIAMVYSVPSKWLMQKYPPLARADGSPDAASYQRIFDPFYRGAFEAGRQVRILHARQLHDARGEREGVAPEEAARRHPVLIAPALYLAEDSLLDWLAAYAEAGGHLVLGPRTGYADQEARARHEPAPARLVGAAGVWYDEFSNLSADLPVRAAPGSPLTLPPGSTATRWVEGLTAADATALVEYDHPHFGRWPAVTTRRHGAGRVTCVGTVPGRDLARELAAWLAPVAVGGWHGLPESVTAITGTAADGRRVHVVHNWSRQPAEVRTPAALTDVLDGSALDAGAPVRLGAWDVRLLTSG; the protein is encoded by the coding sequence ATGTTCCCACTGTCCCCGCGCGTCCTGTTCGGCGCCGCCTACTATCCCGAGTACCAGCCGTACGACCGGTTGAAGGAAGACCTCGACCTGATGGCGGCGGCGAAGTTCACCGTCGTCCGGGTCGGCGAGTCGGTCTGGTCCACCTGGGAGCCCGAGAGCGGCCGGTTCGAACTGGACTGGCTGCAGCCGGTGCTCGACGGCGCCCACGAGCGCGGCATCGCGGTCGTGCTCGGCACGCCCACCTACGCCGTGCCGCCATGGCTGAGCCGGCTCTACCCGGAGATCGCCGTCGAGCAGGCCACCGGGCGGCCCATGGGCTGGGGCGCCCGCCAGGAGGCCGACTTCAGCCACCCGGCCTTCCGCTTCCACGCCGAGCGCGTCACCCGCGCCGTCCTCGCCCGGTACGCCGCGCACCCCGCCGTGATCGGCTTCCAGGTGGACAACGAGCCCGGTCTGCGGCTGCCGCACAACCGCGGTGTCTTCCAGCGATTCGTCGACCACCTACGGCAGACCTACGGCGACGTGGAGACCCTCAACCGCGCGTGGGGGCTGGTCTACTGGTCGCACCGGCTGTCCACCTGGGCCGACCTGTGGACGCCCGACGGCAACCAGCAGCCCCAGTACGACGTCGCCTGGCGGGCCTTCCAGGCACGGCAGACCACCGAGTTCGTCGCCTGGCAGGCCGCCATCGCGCGCGAGTACGCCCGCCCCGACCAGTTCGTCACCACCTGCCTCGCCTACGAGCACCCGGCGATGGAGGACGACGAGGTGACCGACGCGCTGGACGTCACCGCGGCCAACCCGTACTACGCCATGCAGGACGGCCTCGCCCTGCCCGACCCCACGCCCGACGACCACGAGCAGCAGTGGATGACCACCGGCGTCTGGGCGCTCTACCGGAGCGCGGACCGGATCTTCTCCTCCCGGCAGGAGCCGTTCCTGGTCACCGAGACCAACGCCCAGGCGATCGGCGGCACCTCGGACAACCGGCCGGCCTTCGACGGCCAGTGGCGGCAGGCCGCCTGGGCACTGGTCTCCCGCGGCGCCCGGATGATCGAGTACTGGCACTGGCACACCCTGCACTTCGGCACCGAGACCTCCTGGCTCGGCATCCTCCCGCACAGCGGCCGGCCGGGCCGGGTGTACGCCGAACTCGCCCGGCTCGGCGCGGAGTTCGAGACGGCGGGCGGGCTGGTCGCCGGCCTCGAGCCGGACGCCGACATCGCCATGGTCTACTCCGTGCCCAGCAAGTGGCTGATGCAGAAGTACCCGCCGCTGGCGCGCGCCGACGGCAGCCCGGACGCCGCCTCCTACCAGCGCATCTTCGACCCGTTCTACCGCGGTGCCTTCGAGGCCGGCCGCCAGGTGCGGATCCTGCACGCCCGTCAGCTCCACGACGCCCGCGGAGAGCGCGAGGGCGTGGCGCCGGAGGAGGCGGCGCGGCGCCACCCGGTGCTGATCGCCCCGGCGCTCTACCTGGCCGAGGACTCGCTGCTCGACTGGCTCGCCGCCTACGCCGAGGCCGGCGGGCACCTGGTGCTGGGCCCGCGCACCGGCTACGCCGACCAGGAGGCCAGGGCGCGCCACGAGCCGGCCCCCGCACGGCTCGTGGGGGCCGCCGGGGTCTGGTACGACGAGTTCAGCAACCTCTCCGCCGACCTGCCGGTCCGCGCCGCGCCCGGCAGCCCGCTGACGCTGCCCCCCGGCAGCACGGCGACCCGCTGGGTGGAGGGCCTGACCGCCGCCGACGCCACCGCGCTGGTCGAGTACGACCACCCGCACTTCGGCCGCTGGCCCGCCGTCACCACCCGCCGCCACGGCGCGGGCCGGGTGACCTGCGTCGGCACCGTGCCCGGCCGCGACCTCGCCCGGGAGCTGGCCGCCTGGCTGGCCCCGGTCGCCGTCGGCGGCTGGCACGGCCTGCCGGAGTCCGTCACCGCGATCACCGGTACCGCCGCCGACGGGCGCCGGGTCCACGTGGTGCACAACTGGAGCCGGCAACCGGCCGAGGTCCGGACACCCGCCGCCCTGACCGACGTCCTCGACGGCAGCGCGCTCGACGCGGGCGCCCCGGTCCGGCTGGGCGCCTGGGACGTACGGCTCCTCACCTCAGGCTGA